The following proteins are encoded in a genomic region of Tigriopus californicus strain San Diego chromosome 6, Tcal_SD_v2.1, whole genome shotgun sequence:
- the LOC131882468 gene encoding uncharacterized protein LOC131882468, which produces MAESKDSLVVDPVISALPSQSSLSLVSVKLPPFWAVQPKVWFAQAEAQFVLRGIVTKETKYQYLVASLDQDAAKRVVDLISDLPSKGKYEMLKTRLLATFSLSPYRMAQLLLETLPLGDRRPSHPPTSKVGKEGFSL; this is translated from the coding sequence ATGGCCGAATCAAAGGATAGTTTGGTCGTGGACCCTGTTATTTCGGCTCTACCATCTCAGTCTTCACTCTCTTTGGTCTCGGTCAAACTGCCTCCCTTTTGGGCAGTGCAACCCAAGGTGTGGTTTGCCCAAGCCGAGGCTCAATTCGTGCTGCGAGGCATAGTGACGAAGGAGACAAAGTATCAGTACCTTGTGGCTTCTTTGGATCAAGATGCTGCGAAACGGGTTGTCGACCTAATCTCGGATCTTCCTTCAAAAGGAAAGTACGAGATGTTGAAGACCCGGTTATTGGCCACCTTTTCCCTTTCGCCTTATCGAATGGCCCAACTCCTTTTGGAGACCTTGCCCTTGGGGGACAGGCGCCCTTCACACCCGCCTACATCGAAAGTGGGGAAAGAAGGCTTTTCGTTGTGA